A window of Lentibacillus sp. Marseille-P4043 contains these coding sequences:
- a CDS encoding DUF1700 domain-containing protein — protein MNRRLFLTQLRIQLRGIPSEEIDSILKDYEGYFDEAEANGISEEEASQNLGNPHELAKELKANHQGQPYQQVSGSPNSLHNVIVTIALVFFNLIIVLGPLIGIIGLFFGLAVMTAAFIISPLLTIVSMVAGNGYLFEFFLALILAGVGLFIFPSLLKLYKASYHYFSKYVQWNLRMMRGESS, from the coding sequence GTGAATAGACGTTTATTTTTAACGCAATTGCGGATTCAATTAAGGGGAATTCCTTCTGAAGAGATTGATAGCATTCTGAAGGATTATGAGGGATATTTTGACGAGGCAGAAGCAAATGGTATATCAGAAGAAGAAGCATCGCAAAATTTAGGGAATCCACATGAGCTTGCCAAAGAATTAAAGGCAAATCATCAAGGACAGCCCTATCAGCAGGTTTCAGGTTCACCAAATTCACTTCACAATGTTATCGTAACGATTGCTTTAGTCTTCTTTAATTTAATCATTGTACTAGGTCCGCTAATTGGGATTATTGGCTTATTTTTTGGCTTGGCGGTGATGACAGCGGCATTTATTATTTCACCACTGCTGACAATCGTTAGCATGGTGGCCGGAAATGGTTACTTATTTGAATTCTTTCTTGCTCTTATTCTAGCAGGTGTTGGTTTATTCATTTTCCCTAGTTTACTAAAGTTATATAAAGCAAGCTATCATTACTTTAGTAAGTATGTGCAATGGAATTTACGCATGATGAGAGGAGAATCATCATGA
- a CDS encoding BCCT family transporter, translating to MKPKLIDWPTFIGALILILGVSVPLMVFPEKGKEVVNIANDFMTGNFGVLYLLVGLAAFAFLLFVAFSKNGHVKLGNEDEKKEFGTFSWAAMLFAAGIGSSILYWGMIEWAYYYQGPPFGITPESNEAVAWASSYGMFHWGPIAWAIYTLPALPIAYFYYVRKKPVLKISEAVRPVLGRLVDGPLGVIIDVLFMFGLMGGAGTTLALGTPMIAEGVHDLTGIPLTIGLNGGIMLLCTLIFAISAYSGLNRGIKILSDVNLWLAIFVLAFIFLFGPTLFISETTFTSIGTIVDNFFHMATWLEPFGNLAGFTETKFPESWTIFYWAWWVVYAPFVGLFVARISRGRTIREMVLGTMIYGTLGCILFFGIMGNFGLYLQLTGDFDVIGFMNENGAPAAIIEILHQLPLATMMVAVFTVLAIIFLATTFDSSSYILAAVVQKEVQSEPLRWNRLFWAFTLCLLPFVLMFVGDLETLQTASIVAGFPVIFIMLLLAWSFMKASNSDIKASQDYEPPTIHINRREILERIRRRNKERSALEALQDKHPDKKD from the coding sequence ATGAAACCTAAGCTAATTGATTGGCCTACTTTTATAGGAGCATTGATTCTTATTCTTGGTGTTTCCGTACCTCTAATGGTATTTCCTGAAAAAGGAAAGGAAGTCGTCAATATTGCGAATGATTTTATGACAGGAAACTTTGGTGTTCTATATTTGTTAGTTGGGCTAGCGGCTTTTGCGTTTTTATTATTTGTTGCTTTTAGTAAAAATGGACACGTAAAACTTGGAAATGAAGATGAGAAAAAAGAATTTGGCACCTTTTCCTGGGCTGCGATGTTATTTGCTGCTGGAATCGGCTCGAGTATTCTTTATTGGGGTATGATTGAATGGGCCTATTACTATCAAGGGCCACCGTTTGGTATTACGCCAGAATCAAATGAAGCTGTGGCATGGGCGTCATCCTATGGAATGTTTCACTGGGGACCGATTGCCTGGGCAATATATACATTACCAGCACTGCCAATTGCTTATTTCTATTACGTTCGAAAAAAGCCAGTGCTTAAAATTAGTGAAGCTGTCAGACCTGTGTTAGGTCGTCTAGTTGACGGACCACTCGGGGTGATCATTGATGTACTCTTCATGTTCGGACTAATGGGCGGAGCGGGTACAACGCTTGCGCTAGGTACTCCAATGATTGCTGAAGGTGTCCACGATTTAACTGGAATACCGCTAACAATCGGGTTAAACGGAGGAATTATGCTGCTTTGTACATTGATATTTGCCATAAGCGCTTATTCCGGATTGAATCGAGGAATTAAAATTTTGAGTGATGTCAATCTATGGCTTGCTATCTTTGTACTAGCTTTTATTTTCCTCTTCGGACCAACATTGTTTATTAGCGAAACAACGTTCACAAGTATTGGTACCATCGTGGATAACTTTTTTCATATGGCGACATGGTTAGAACCTTTTGGTAACCTAGCAGGATTTACGGAGACTAAATTCCCGGAATCTTGGACCATCTTCTATTGGGCATGGTGGGTCGTTTATGCACCATTTGTCGGCCTATTTGTTGCACGTATTTCACGTGGACGAACCATCAGGGAAATGGTGCTCGGGACAATGATTTACGGCACGTTAGGCTGCATCCTATTCTTTGGTATTATGGGTAACTTTGGGCTTTATCTGCAATTAACCGGTGACTTTGATGTCATAGGTTTTATGAATGAGAATGGTGCACCAGCCGCGATTATAGAAATTCTCCACCAACTACCACTGGCTACGATGATGGTCGCTGTATTTACAGTGCTTGCGATTATTTTCTTAGCGACAACATTTGATTCATCATCCTATATTCTGGCCGCAGTCGTGCAAAAGGAAGTTCAATCAGAGCCATTACGCTGGAATCGCTTGTTTTGGGCATTTACTTTGTGTCTATTGCCATTCGTATTAATGTTCGTTGGCGACTTAGAGACGTTGCAAACCGCAAGTATTGTTGCTGGATTCCCTGTAATCTTTATTATGTTGCTACTTGCCTGGTCATTTATGAAAGCGTCCAATAGTGATATCAAAGCTTCTCAAGACTATGAGCCACCTACAATCCATATTAATCGTCGAGAAATCTTAGAACGGATCCGACGTCGCAACAAAGAGCGTTCAGCATTAGAAGCATTGCAAGATAAGCATCCTGATAAAAAGGACTAA
- a CDS encoding Na+/H+ antiporter NhaC family protein → MEHAWLSLLPFLIVIALSIWLKKILPGLVLGLLVGAFFVESDLLGGSQQTVSYIVTTLTDDSNIKIIGFLYLFGGLVGMMKISGGIKGFSEWIGGKIHSQRGLMGLIWLTLPFTFMMPMFRTMMIGPVIKSILEKMKLSKSKIGFALDVSTESVIVLLPVATAFVGFMISLVAGGIQKHDLDLSPYHIFLQSIPFNFFAIVMLVIGLISIFWSPSKKKTAAKEENPEEEEIDYHEIGIKKELSLVKAQPWNLIVPLFLLLGLSLFLLWEDGIAKGATTIFKAFSTADATFVMLLAVFITLILTFVFYMLRKLSLDEVLYHFIAGGNQLMQAIILLILVWSLSLVAEDLGFSYFISSTLGSFLPSFTVPAILFLIGAVVAYFIGSSWGTWGLFMPLGFTLATATGASIPLTVGSVFASGAFGAFTSPLGDTTITTASILELPLVDYARYKLKIAAVGAGIACLLYLAVGFFFM, encoded by the coding sequence TTGGAACATGCATGGTTATCATTATTACCTTTTCTCATTGTCATTGCGCTGTCTATTTGGTTAAAAAAGATTTTGCCCGGCCTTGTTTTGGGACTTCTTGTTGGAGCATTCTTTGTTGAATCTGACTTATTAGGTGGATCACAGCAAACTGTTTCCTATATTGTTACGACATTAACCGATGACTCCAATATTAAAATCATTGGCTTTCTCTATTTATTTGGCGGACTTGTAGGAATGATGAAAATATCCGGGGGGATCAAAGGATTTTCTGAATGGATCGGTGGAAAAATTCATTCCCAGCGCGGTCTAATGGGATTAATTTGGCTGACATTGCCGTTCACGTTTATGATGCCAATGTTTCGTACCATGATGATTGGACCTGTGATTAAATCTATTTTGGAAAAAATGAAGCTATCGAAGTCTAAAATTGGCTTTGCTCTTGATGTCTCAACGGAATCGGTTATTGTACTTTTACCAGTTGCTACTGCTTTTGTCGGGTTCATGATTTCATTAGTTGCTGGCGGTATTCAAAAACATGATCTGGATTTATCCCCCTATCATATATTTTTGCAAAGTATTCCATTCAATTTTTTTGCTATTGTCATGCTCGTTATCGGTTTAATAAGTATTTTCTGGTCACCGTCTAAGAAAAAAACAGCGGCGAAAGAGGAGAATCCTGAAGAGGAAGAAATTGATTACCATGAAATTGGCATAAAAAAAGAATTATCCCTTGTCAAAGCTCAGCCATGGAATTTAATTGTTCCATTATTTCTATTGCTTGGCTTATCACTCTTTCTATTATGGGAAGATGGAATCGCTAAAGGGGCTACAACTATATTTAAAGCCTTTTCAACGGCTGACGCTACATTTGTCATGCTATTAGCGGTATTCATCACACTTATTTTGACATTCGTTTTTTACATGCTGCGAAAATTATCACTAGACGAAGTACTTTATCACTTTATTGCAGGTGGAAACCAGCTCATGCAAGCAATCATCCTGCTTATTCTCGTATGGTCACTATCGTTAGTTGCGGAGGATCTCGGATTTTCCTATTTTATTAGTTCAACACTGGGCTCATTTTTACCATCATTCACAGTTCCAGCAATCCTGTTTCTAATTGGGGCTGTGGTTGCATATTTCATTGGCTCATCTTGGGGAACATGGGGATTGTTCATGCCGCTTGGATTCACATTAGCTACCGCAACAGGTGCATCCATTCCTTTAACGGTTGGGTCTGTATTTGCGAGTGGAGCATTTGGAGCCTTCACTTCCCCATTAGGAGATACAACAATTACAACTGCGTCTATTTTGGAATTGCCGCTTGTTGATTATGCCCGTTATAAATTAAAGATTGCAGCAGTCGGCGCGGGTATTGCCTGCTTGTTATATCTGGCTGTGGGGTTCTTTTTTATGTGA
- a CDS encoding DUF4097 family beta strand repeat-containing protein, which produces MNKKLYIVAFFLVIIGVIGAAFSAKDFFSKEPIDGDVHIASAEIEHIMVDSQVANVRIIQSASDDIEVEWEGTLLKSALDSGNVSVEEEGTTLWVGTEEDSLFDFVSFGFNFNPLEITIHLPEKQFTSIVVDNDVGNTYVSSVDTERLHVESDVSDVETASVNADLLEVESDVGSIYLKDSNGKLFAKSNVGDITIDIDEIKHDMEIISDVGDIVITTSTIPSNVSFNGNSSVGSVTMFGKDGSFINKQAEYMVQIRNDVGDIDIMAR; this is translated from the coding sequence ATGAATAAAAAACTATATATTGTAGCTTTTTTCCTTGTAATTATTGGTGTGATCGGTGCAGCATTTTCGGCAAAGGATTTCTTTTCAAAGGAGCCCATAGATGGGGATGTGCACATTGCTTCCGCTGAGATTGAGCATATTATGGTTGATAGTCAGGTGGCAAATGTCCGTATAATTCAGTCGGCCTCAGATGATATTGAAGTGGAATGGGAGGGAACTTTGCTTAAATCGGCCTTGGATAGTGGTAATGTTTCCGTGGAAGAAGAGGGGACAACATTATGGGTAGGTACTGAAGAAGACAGCCTTTTTGATTTTGTTTCATTTGGGTTTAATTTTAATCCTTTAGAAATAACCATTCATTTACCGGAAAAGCAATTCACTTCTATTGTAGTTGACAATGATGTAGGTAATACGTATGTTTCCTCTGTGGATACAGAAAGGCTTCATGTGGAGTCTGACGTTTCAGATGTGGAAACTGCAAGTGTTAATGCGGATTTGCTCGAAGTGGAATCTGATGTGGGTTCGATTTACTTGAAAGATAGTAATGGTAAGCTTTTTGCCAAAAGCAATGTAGGAGATATTACGATTGACATCGATGAGATCAAGCATGATATGGAGATTATCTCGGATGTTGGTGACATAGTAATCACAACCTCGACTATACCAAGTAATGTATCATTTAATGGGAATTCTTCGGTTGGATCTGTCACTATGTTTGGGAAGGATGGTAGTTTTATTAATAAACAGGCAGAATACATGGTTCAGATAAGGAATGATGTAGGGGATATTGATATAATGGCGCGTTAA
- the rlmN gene encoding 23S rRNA (adenine(2503)-C(2))-methyltransferase RlmN — MSKTSIYGLTFDQLTDWLVEHGQRKFRAQQVWNWLYKKRVTHFSEMKNVNKDCIALLEEHFVLHTLEPEIKQESKDGTIKFLFKLQDGNLIETVLMRFNYGLSVCVTTQVGCNIGCTFCASGLLRKNRDLTSGEIVEQIMNVQKHLDEQGEEERVSHIVVMGIGEPFDNFTNLIDFIRVVNDDKGLCIGARHITVSTSGLAHKIYEFADTGLQVNLAISLHAPNNELRTQIMKINKAFPIEKLMKSVDYYLEKVNRRITYEYIMLRDVNDHKEEAEQLAKLLHDKRHLTYVNLIPYNSVDEHNQYQRSEPEAIQAFFETLKKRGINCGVRWENGADIDAACGQLRSKQIKKKNAV, encoded by the coding sequence ATGAGCAAAACATCCATTTATGGACTTACATTTGATCAGCTAACAGATTGGCTGGTGGAACATGGACAACGAAAATTCCGCGCTCAACAAGTGTGGAATTGGTTATATAAGAAGCGTGTCACACACTTCTCTGAAATGAAAAACGTTAACAAAGATTGTATCGCATTATTAGAGGAACATTTCGTTTTGCATACACTAGAACCAGAAATTAAACAGGAATCCAAAGATGGTACGATCAAATTTTTGTTTAAATTACAGGATGGTAACTTAATTGAAACGGTATTAATGCGATTTAATTATGGGCTATCTGTTTGTGTCACGACCCAAGTAGGCTGCAATATCGGCTGTACGTTTTGTGCAAGTGGTTTACTTCGGAAAAACCGCGACTTAACGAGCGGTGAGATTGTCGAACAAATTATGAATGTGCAAAAACACCTTGATGAACAGGGTGAAGAGGAACGTGTTAGCCATATTGTTGTCATGGGTATCGGTGAACCGTTTGATAACTTTACCAATTTAATTGATTTTATCCGTGTCGTAAACGATGATAAGGGTCTTTGCATTGGTGCAAGACATATTACTGTTTCAACGAGTGGCCTTGCACACAAAATTTATGAATTTGCTGATACTGGGCTACAAGTTAATTTAGCAATTTCCCTACATGCTCCAAATAATGAATTAAGAACGCAGATTATGAAAATAAACAAAGCATTTCCAATTGAAAAGCTCATGAAATCAGTCGATTATTACTTAGAAAAAGTGAATCGGCGAATCACGTATGAGTATATTATGTTGCGAGATGTTAACGATCATAAAGAGGAAGCAGAACAACTTGCCAAATTGCTACATGATAAGCGTCATTTAACATATGTGAATTTAATTCCATATAATTCTGTTGATGAGCATAACCAATACCAACGTAGTGAACCAGAAGCAATTCAAGCATTTTTTGAAACGCTGAAGAAACGTGGTATAAATTGTGGTGTTCGTTGGGAAAATGGTGCTGATATTGATGCAGCTTGTGGACAGTTAAGAAGTAAACAAATTAAGAAGAAGAATGCTGTATAA
- a CDS encoding Uma2 family endonuclease: protein MSLPEKRNFTVDEFYEQRENSDQVMEYIDGMIFMSPSPSTKHQRISGRLHAQLFQLLDGSECEVFHAPFDVELSHEKMDSTTIVIPDLLVICDKEGINEEKYVGVPAIIIEIVSPSNQSHDLVFKLNLYMQYGVKEYWIVNPLLDTIQVYTLDENKQYRLHDIAKDKGRIHSTILTKFIVEVEKVFA from the coding sequence TTGAGTTTGCCAGAAAAAAGAAACTTCACAGTGGATGAATTTTATGAGCAAAGAGAGAATTCCGACCAAGTAATGGAGTATATAGACGGTATGATTTTTATGTCACCTTCTCCATCGACAAAGCATCAAAGAATTTCTGGACGGCTACATGCACAGCTTTTTCAATTGCTAGATGGTTCGGAATGTGAAGTATTTCATGCACCTTTTGATGTTGAACTTAGTCACGAGAAAATGGATAGCACAACAATTGTGATACCCGATTTATTAGTGATTTGTGACAAAGAAGGAATAAATGAAGAAAAATATGTTGGAGTTCCTGCGATAATTATTGAAATTGTAAGCCCTTCAAATCAATCTCATGACTTGGTATTTAAACTTAATCTGTATATGCAATATGGAGTAAAAGAGTATTGGATTGTAAACCCTTTACTAGATACAATCCAAGTATATACGCTTGATGAAAATAAACAGTACCGACTACATGATATTGCAAAGGATAAAGGACGCATTCATTCAACAATACTAACAAAGTTTATCGTAGAAGTTGAAAAAGTCTTCGCCTGA
- a CDS encoding DUF3231 family protein has product MEQNDIIRLTSAELSQLWTSYMNDSMAICVIKYFLVHAEDQDVVSILNEALRLSETHVKEIAAIFESVQQPIPLGFTEKDVDLNAPRLFSDTFCFIYLQNMARLGTTAYGFALPLMSREDTIAYYEKCLASSSELVTKLTSAMLKKGIYSRTPYIPTSEQVKFIEKQGYMHGYFGKRRPLTGFETTSIFVCLLTNIFGKVLLTGYAQVAKTKKVREYMARGVKIATKHTEVFESILKEDNLSSPPTWDSEVTTSTVSPFSDKLMMFHTRAFSEASIANYGAATSTSMRHDLIPQFFRLATEMGKFGDDGVEIMIDHKWLEEQPMAADREKIFREGK; this is encoded by the coding sequence ATGGAACAAAACGATATTATTAGACTTACTTCTGCAGAGCTTTCCCAGCTTTGGACGTCTTATATGAATGATAGTATGGCGATTTGTGTGATTAAATATTTTCTGGTTCACGCTGAGGATCAAGATGTTGTATCCATTTTAAATGAAGCATTACGTTTATCTGAAACACATGTAAAGGAAATTGCAGCTATTTTTGAATCTGTACAACAACCAATTCCCCTGGGCTTTACAGAAAAAGATGTAGATCTAAATGCCCCACGTCTATTCTCTGATACATTTTGTTTTATTTATTTGCAAAACATGGCGCGATTAGGGACAACGGCTTACGGTTTTGCTTTACCATTAATGTCACGTGAAGATACTATAGCTTATTATGAAAAATGTTTGGCCTCATCTAGTGAGCTTGTGACAAAACTGACAAGCGCCATGTTAAAGAAAGGTATCTATTCGAGGACACCTTATATCCCGACATCGGAACAAGTAAAATTTATTGAGAAACAAGGTTACATGCATGGTTACTTTGGAAAAAGACGACCATTAACGGGTTTTGAAACCACGTCTATCTTCGTCTGTTTGTTGACAAATATTTTTGGAAAGGTTTTGTTAACAGGTTATGCACAAGTGGCCAAAACGAAAAAGGTAAGAGAATACATGGCAAGAGGGGTTAAAATTGCCACAAAACATACAGAGGTTTTTGAAAGTATTCTTAAAGAAGATAATCTTTCTTCGCCACCAACATGGGATTCAGAAGTAACCACGTCAACGGTATCCCCATTTTCTGATAAATTGATGATGTTTCATACGAGGGCGTTTAGTGAGGCCAGTATAGCCAATTACGGTGCGGCAACTTCAACCTCCATGAGACATGACTTAATTCCACAGTTCTTTCGTCTTGCAACAGAAATGGGGAAATTTGGTGATGATGGGGTAGAAATTATGATCGACCATAAATGGCTTGAGGAGCAGCCAATGGCGGCAGATCGAGAAAAGATTTTTCGGGAAGGCAAATAG
- a CDS encoding ParM/StbA family protein, producing the protein MTKSRIAAVDVGNDAVKANFGKLENELYIPNVVAQDMEDRPVIGIEELDKKNPVDNLHIRLHSPALEENNVVYRVGNLATKTDNSTELDPGSSKSEEDQTLVMLFASIALDAVSSGAFKETKDNVVDATYTLGTGLPLREVKEGKDVGYRSQLLGSVHQVEFLVTPRYQGKKVNIKFDEVKVYPEGFAAYVNLVMDNDLKVTNKELIDKQILIQDIGGLSTDIAVIRNRNVDDDKAQGFNLGVAESLESIREEIRKKHGVELDSRRDVVDIITRKNDRHHIMVKGSRTSVHDITDHILLELAKKEYRFLRNVWAKNSQSEICYFVGGGSAVLKDYLKALNNKLDGFNIDFFEDENESIWMMANAYYKLITQFMGNLNKETKEEKKVAAEEK; encoded by the coding sequence ATGACGAAATCTAGAATAGCAGCAGTTGATGTTGGAAATGATGCCGTTAAAGCAAATTTCGGTAAATTAGAAAATGAACTATACATTCCAAACGTCGTTGCACAGGATATGGAAGACCGCCCTGTTATCGGAATTGAAGAGTTGGATAAAAAAAATCCAGTTGATAATTTACATATTCGCCTACATTCACCAGCGCTGGAGGAGAACAATGTCGTTTATCGTGTAGGAAATCTTGCAACGAAAACAGATAATTCGACAGAACTAGATCCAGGCAGCAGTAAATCAGAAGAAGATCAAACATTGGTTATGTTATTTGCTTCGATTGCGCTTGATGCTGTCAGCAGTGGTGCGTTCAAAGAAACGAAGGACAATGTAGTGGATGCAACGTATACATTAGGTACCGGCTTGCCATTGCGTGAGGTTAAGGAAGGAAAAGATGTAGGGTATCGTTCACAATTGTTAGGATCGGTTCACCAGGTGGAATTTCTAGTGACACCACGTTATCAAGGGAAAAAGGTAAATATTAAATTTGATGAAGTGAAGGTTTATCCAGAAGGTTTTGCAGCATATGTTAATCTTGTTATGGATAATGATTTAAAGGTTACCAACAAAGAACTGATTGATAAACAAATTTTGATACAGGATATCGGTGGACTTTCAACGGATATTGCAGTCATTCGCAATCGAAATGTTGATGATGATAAAGCACAAGGGTTTAACTTAGGTGTAGCAGAGTCATTGGAATCAATCCGTGAAGAAATTCGCAAAAAACATGGTGTCGAATTGGATAGTCGCCGTGATGTTGTTGATATTATCACAAGGAAAAATGATCGACATCATATTATGGTAAAGGGTAGTCGGACAAGCGTACACGATATTACCGACCACATCCTGTTAGAATTAGCGAAAAAGGAATATCGCTTCTTAAGGAATGTTTGGGCGAAAAACTCGCAATCTGAGATTTGCTATTTTGTTGGTGGCGGATCAGCCGTGTTGAAGGACTACTTAAAAGCGTTAAACAATAAACTAGATGGCTTTAACATTGACTTTTTCGAGGATGAAAATGAGAGCATTTGGATGATGGCAAATGCATACTATAAGTTGATCACTCAATTTATGGGTAATTTGAATAAAGAAACAAAGGAAGAGAAAAAAGTAGCAGCGGAAGAAAAATAG
- a CDS encoding GbsR/MarR family transcriptional regulator, with product MADEKSKITDMKTQFIDKIADNMNSFGVSTSVGRVLGIIYMERAPMTLDELSAETGMSKTRMSQVVREMIDLNIAERVFRKGVRKDLYQVEQDYYQTFISLFTSTWQKAINKSKHFEKNLKVKLETLQNERDLSKEDEQTVNEILKEIREWMDYYDWIRRLTEFFESGEIFNYVPKHISEKDWGN from the coding sequence ATGGCTGATGAGAAGAGTAAAATCACCGATATGAAAACACAATTTATCGATAAGATCGCGGACAATATGAATTCATTTGGCGTTTCTACGAGTGTTGGACGGGTTTTGGGAATTATTTATATGGAACGCGCTCCGATGACATTGGATGAATTGTCAGCCGAAACGGGTATGAGTAAAACACGTATGAGTCAAGTTGTTCGCGAAATGATTGATTTGAATATCGCTGAGCGGGTTTTTCGTAAAGGCGTCCGTAAAGATTTGTACCAAGTTGAGCAGGATTACTATCAAACATTCATATCCTTGTTTACGTCTACATGGCAAAAGGCAATCAACAAAAGCAAACATTTTGAGAAAAATTTAAAAGTAAAACTCGAGACGTTGCAAAATGAACGTGATCTATCTAAGGAAGATGAACAAACAGTTAATGAGATTTTAAAAGAGATCCGCGAATGGATGGATTATTACGACTGGATCCGCCGCTTAACGGAGTTTTTCGAGAGTGGAGAGATTTTTAATTATGTACCAAAACATATAAGTGAAAAAGACTGGGGGAACTAA
- a CDS encoding 3-keto-5-aminohexanoate cleavage protein has product MSNKVILSCAVTGAGDTTAKSPHIPVTPKEIADSAIKAAKAGATIAHLHVRDPKTGKLSHDVNLFKEAVERIREADTDVIINITAGGGGDWIPSDADPTTGGEGTDMQTPEERHEPVGMLLPEICTLDCGSVNFGNQVYVSPTDWLRRQAKLIQDAGVKPELECFDTGHIRFANQLVKEGLIDGDPLFQFCLGIPWGADADAETLAYMRSRIPENANWAAFGIGRMQMPMVAQSVLQGGNARVGLEDNIYLKKGTLATNEQLVDKAVGIVQSLGTDVMSPAEARAFLNLRNPNGEAE; this is encoded by the coding sequence ATGAGTAATAAAGTCATTCTATCTTGTGCTGTAACCGGAGCAGGAGATACAACAGCAAAAAGTCCACATATACCTGTAACACCAAAGGAAATTGCCGATTCAGCAATTAAGGCGGCAAAGGCAGGAGCAACGATTGCCCACTTGCATGTGCGTGATCCAAAGACAGGTAAATTGAGCCATGATGTCAATTTATTTAAAGAAGCGGTGGAGCGTATTCGCGAGGCTGATACAGATGTGATTATTAATATTACTGCTGGTGGTGGCGGTGATTGGATACCAAGTGATGCTGATCCGACAACAGGTGGAGAGGGCACTGATATGCAAACACCTGAAGAGCGCCACGAACCTGTTGGGATGCTACTTCCGGAAATTTGTACATTGGATTGTGGTAGTGTTAACTTTGGCAATCAGGTGTACGTTAGCCCGACAGATTGGTTGCGCAGACAGGCAAAATTAATTCAAGATGCCGGCGTAAAACCAGAACTTGAATGCTTTGACACCGGACATATACGTTTTGCTAACCAATTAGTGAAGGAAGGCTTAATTGATGGTGATCCACTATTCCAATTTTGCCTAGGTATTCCATGGGGTGCTGACGCTGATGCAGAAACGCTTGCATATATGAGAAGCCGAATTCCAGAAAATGCAAATTGGGCTGCGTTTGGCATTGGTCGGATGCAAATGCCAATGGTTGCTCAGTCCGTATTACAAGGCGGAAATGCCAGAGTCGGCTTAGAAGATAATATTTACTTGAAAAAAGGAACATTGGCAACGAACGAACAACTTGTTGATAAAGCAGTTGGCATTGTGCAAAGTTTAGGCACAGATGTAATGTCACCAGCAGAAGCACGTGCATTTTTAAATTTACGGAACCCAAATGGAGAGGCGGAATAA